The following coding sequences are from one Eriocheir sinensis breed Jianghai 21 chromosome 13, ASM2467909v1, whole genome shotgun sequence window:
- the LOC126997822 gene encoding uncharacterized protein LOC126997822 translates to MVTVRTGLTSCMGIAIVVKTEATLLVAIEEPRGEAAQVRGVGEELSGLQEMWRLFNKLPGWRHALQTQQKKGDDILESFRRRVDMRRPAVTRQVLFVTFCWGSKSTEEYLPT, encoded by the exons ATGGTGACAGTGAGGACAGGATTGACTTCTTGTATGG GGATCGCTATTGTGGTCAAGACAGAGGCGACCTTACTAGTGGCTATAGAGGAACCGCGTGGTGAGGCTGCCcaag TGAGAGGTGTGGGTGAAGAACTGTCTGGCCTCCAAGAGATGTGGCGACTCTTCAACAAGCTGCCTGGATGGAGACACGCCTTGCAGACACagcagaagaaaggagatgacATCCTGGAGTCCTTCAGAAGGAGGGTAGACATGAGGCGGCCAGCTGTCACCCGTCAAGTGCTGTTTGTTACATTCTGTTGGGGGAGTAAATCAACTGAAGAATATTTGCCAACTTGA